The Apium graveolens cultivar Ventura chromosome 11, ASM990537v1, whole genome shotgun sequence genome has a window encoding:
- the LOC141698544 gene encoding putative clathrin assembly protein At2g25430 yields MSSSTIRKAIGAVKDQTSIGIAKVASNDAPELEVAIVKATSHDDDPADEKYIRRILQLTTYSRGYVSVCVSKLSKRLGKTRDWIVALKSLIVVHRLLNEGDLVFQQEIMFTTRKGTRLLNMSDFRDEVHSNSWDHSAFVRTFALYLDQRLEMIVYEKKLTGSTHGGEIQKWRSPQNNGAYEYGNHESRGEYGYGGQGMRRSRSFGDVRESEAEKKAETPLREMKPERIYGKMGHLQRLLDRFLSCRPTGLAKNNRMVLVALYSLVKESFKLYADICEVLAVLLDRFFEMEYHDCVKAFDAYTSAAKQIDELVSFYNWCKDMGLARSSEYPEVQLITGKLLETLEEFVRDRAKAMKSPERKVEPTPVVQEEEPVPDMNEIKALPAPETYTAPPPPEAPQPPKQQETADLVDLREEVTTADDQGNKFALALFAGPAANTKNTNGNWEAFPSNGEPEVTSAWQNPAAESGKADWELALVETASNLSNQKAAMGGGLDPLLLNGMYDQGIVRQHVSSAQFGGGSASSVALPGMGKSTTPVLALPAPDGTVQTVGGDPFAASLSIPPPSYVQMAEIEKKQQMLMQEQMVWQQYAREGMQGQTSLSKINGGGYYPPAMPYGMPPANGMGYPPPGYYYNH; encoded by the coding sequence ATGAGTTCGAGTACAATTCGTAAAGCTATTGGAGCTGTCAAGGATCAAACTAGTATTGGCATAGCTAAAGTTGCTAGCAATGACGCACCGGAGCTAGAAGTAGCTATTGTTAAAGCTACAAGTCACGATGATGATCCAGCGGATGAGAAGTATATTCGTCGGATCTTACAGTTGACCACGTATTCGAGGGGTTATGTCAGTGTTTGTGTGTCTAAATTGTCGAAGCGATTAGGGAAAACACGGGATTGGATTGTGGCTCTGAAGAGTTTGATTGTGGTTCATAGATTGTTAAATGAAGGGGATCTGGTGTTTCAACAGGAGATCATGTTTACGACAAGGAAGGGAACAAGGTTGTTGAACATGTCTGATTTTAGGGATGAGGTGCATTCCAATTCCTGGGATCATTCAGCTTTTGTCAGGACTTTTGCCTTGTATTTGGATCAGAGGCTTGAGATGATTGTGTACGAGAAAAAACTAACAGGGAGTACTCATGGTGGAGAAATTCAAAAATGGAGGTCACCTCAAAATAATGGGGCTTATGAGTATGGAAACCATGAATCGAGGGGAGAATATGGGTATGGTGGTCAGGGGATGAGGAGATCAAGGTCTTTTGGGGATGTTAGGGAAAGTGAAGCAGAGAAGAAAGCCGAGACCCCATTGAGAGAAATGAAGCCGGAGAGAATATATGGTAAGATGGGTCATCTGCAGAGGCTCTTGGACCGGTTTTTATCATGTAGACCTACAGGGTTGGCGAAGAATAACAGAATGGTTTTAGTTGCACTGTATTCTCTTGTGAAAGAGAGTTTTAAGCTCTATGCTGATATTTGTGAGGTTTTGGCGGTGTTACTTGATCGATTTTTTGAGATGGAATACCATGATTGCGTGAAGGCATTTGATGCTTATACAAGTGCAGCCAAGCAGATTGATGAGCTGGTTTCATTTTATAATTGGTGCAAGGATATGGGTTTGGCCAGATCATCTGAGTATCCTGAAGTGCAATTGATCACTGGGAAGTTGTTGGAGACTTTGGAGGAGTTTGTGAGGGACAGAGCGAAGGCAATGAAATCACCGGAGAGAAAAGTGGAACCTACCCCTGTggttcaagaggaagagccagTGCCAGATATGAATGAAATTAAAGCATTGCCCGCTCCGGAGACTTATACTGCTCCTCCACCTCCAGAGGCCCCCCAGCCTCCGAAGCAACAAGAGACTGCAGACTTGGTGGATCTGAGGGAGGAAGTGACAACTGCAGATGATCAAGGGAATAAGTTTGCATTAGCATTATTTGCTGGCCCAGCAGCAAATACTAAGAATACAAATGGGAATTGGGAAGCATTTCCCTCGAATGGTGAACCGGAGGTAACTTCTGCTTGGCAGAATCCAGCCGCAGAGAGTGGCAAGGCAGACTGGGAACTGGCCTTGGTGGAAACAGCAAGCAATCTATCTAACCAAAAGGCTGCAATGGGTGGTGGACTTGATCCATTGCTTTTGAATGGCATGTATGATCAGGGAATAGTTAGGCAACATGTAAGCAGTGCCCAATTCGGCGGAGGCAGCGCTAGCAGCGTGGCTTTGCCTGGCATGGGGAAGAGTACAACTCCAGTGTTGGCTCTGCCTGCTCCAGATGGAACTGTTCAGACAGTTGGAGGAGATCCATTTGCTGCTTCATTGAGCATTCCACCTCCTTCATATGTGCAGATGGCTGAGATAGAGAAAAAGCAGCAGATGCTTATGCAAGAACAGATGGTATGGCAACAGTATGCTAGAGAGGGAATGCAAGGTCAAACGAGTTTAAGCAAGATTAATGGCGGTGGATATTATCCACCAGCAATGCCTTACGGAATGCCGCCTGCGAATGGGATGGGATATCCACCTCCTGGGTATTACTACAATCATTAG